A window from Mya arenaria isolate MELC-2E11 chromosome 9, ASM2691426v1 encodes these proteins:
- the LOC128203161 gene encoding uncharacterized protein LOC128203161 isoform X1, whose translation MEDPETTGTTENNTDVKYTQMERGSVQTTGSYFSMSSGSLPSHIRSVSPRQQMELTLEKDVCKPQTCCNARTVYIALFTIFVLTSSVAVTIAVYEIRVIQTSSRSQKLKNLVLPFQSEPEVGHSQPSSVAHMEAATLSPIPSITSGLYFGNTAEQGGRTPCNQICSTYRSDRFQATCNNGYCECFGKDYQRNTCLPDVDGCKIQITPSSKQIFIWGSPADKFSCRNVTSPMTSSDSIYVIGIYGNHFSEKTNIYLGGSSVKPITLILASHYPVRWGLDTERIKVARVILLAEDKLSFSKLDRLEGKSSHQTNIETHIQPIGYGDDRHHSNTPEMLRKITETFGPVKHFTGASYADTIHINVM comes from the exons ATGGAGGATCCAGAGACAACAGGTACTACAGAAAACAACACTGACGTCAAATATACACAAATGGAG AGAGGATCAGTTCAGACAACTGGAAGTTACTTCAGCATGTCTTCCGGTTCGCTCCCTTCACATATCCGGTCTGTGAGCCCGCGACAGCAAATGGAACTTACGCTTGAGAAAGATGTTTGCAAGCCACAGACATGTTGTAACGCGCGTACAGTCTACATAGCACTATTCACAATATTTGTGTTGACATCATCAGTTGCTGTGACGATTGCGGTCTACGAAATAAGGGTCATACAGACATCGTCGAGGTCTCAAAAG CTGAAGAACCTAGTCCTTCCATTTCAATCAGAACCGGAAGTCGGACACTCTCAACCCTCATCTGTCGCGCATATGGAAGCCGCAACACTGTCGCCAATACCTTCGATCACTTCCGGTCTCTACTTTGGAAACACTGCGGAACAGGGTGGACGGACACCTTGTAATCAAATATGTTCAACCTACCGCAGCGATCGATTCCAAGCAACGTGTAACAATGGTTATTGCGAATGTTTTGGAAAGGATTATCAACGGAATACTTGCTTAC CTGACGTTGACGGATGCAAAATCCAGATAACTCCCAGTTCAAAACAGATATTCATTTGGGGTTCCCCAGCAGACAAGTTTTCATGTAGAAACGTGACGTCACCAATGACCTCATCAGACTCAATTTACGTAATCGGAATATATGGAAatcatttctcagaaaaaactAACATTTATCTAGGCGGGAGCTCTGTGAAACCCATAACCCTTATATTGGCCAGCCATTACCCCGTTAGGTGGGGCTTGGACACTGAGAGGATAAAGGTGGCACGAGTTATTCTG CTTGCAGAGGACAAACTATCATTCAGTAAATTGGACAGATTGGAAGGAAAATCGTCCcatcaaacaaatattgaaacacaTATACAACCGATCGGCTACGGAGATGACCGACACCACTCGAATACTCCCGAAATGTTACGAAAAATTACGGAAACATTCGGGCCTGTGAAACATTTTACTGGAGCTTCATATGCGGACACGATACATATAAATGTCATGTGA
- the LOC128203161 gene encoding uncharacterized protein LOC128203161 isoform X2, with amino-acid sequence MSSGSLPSHIRSVSPRQQMELTLEKDVCKPQTCCNARTVYIALFTIFVLTSSVAVTIAVYEIRVIQTSSRSQKLKNLVLPFQSEPEVGHSQPSSVAHMEAATLSPIPSITSGLYFGNTAEQGGRTPCNQICSTYRSDRFQATCNNGYCECFGKDYQRNTCLPDVDGCKIQITPSSKQIFIWGSPADKFSCRNVTSPMTSSDSIYVIGIYGNHFSEKTNIYLGGSSVKPITLILASHYPVRWGLDTERIKVARVILLAEDKLSFSKLDRLEGKSSHQTNIETHIQPIGYGDDRHHSNTPEMLRKITETFGPVKHFTGASYADTIHINVM; translated from the exons ATGTCTTCCGGTTCGCTCCCTTCACATATCCGGTCTGTGAGCCCGCGACAGCAAATGGAACTTACGCTTGAGAAAGATGTTTGCAAGCCACAGACATGTTGTAACGCGCGTACAGTCTACATAGCACTATTCACAATATTTGTGTTGACATCATCAGTTGCTGTGACGATTGCGGTCTACGAAATAAGGGTCATACAGACATCGTCGAGGTCTCAAAAG CTGAAGAACCTAGTCCTTCCATTTCAATCAGAACCGGAAGTCGGACACTCTCAACCCTCATCTGTCGCGCATATGGAAGCCGCAACACTGTCGCCAATACCTTCGATCACTTCCGGTCTCTACTTTGGAAACACTGCGGAACAGGGTGGACGGACACCTTGTAATCAAATATGTTCAACCTACCGCAGCGATCGATTCCAAGCAACGTGTAACAATGGTTATTGCGAATGTTTTGGAAAGGATTATCAACGGAATACTTGCTTAC CTGACGTTGACGGATGCAAAATCCAGATAACTCCCAGTTCAAAACAGATATTCATTTGGGGTTCCCCAGCAGACAAGTTTTCATGTAGAAACGTGACGTCACCAATGACCTCATCAGACTCAATTTACGTAATCGGAATATATGGAAatcatttctcagaaaaaactAACATTTATCTAGGCGGGAGCTCTGTGAAACCCATAACCCTTATATTGGCCAGCCATTACCCCGTTAGGTGGGGCTTGGACACTGAGAGGATAAAGGTGGCACGAGTTATTCTG CTTGCAGAGGACAAACTATCATTCAGTAAATTGGACAGATTGGAAGGAAAATCGTCCcatcaaacaaatattgaaacacaTATACAACCGATCGGCTACGGAGATGACCGACACCACTCGAATACTCCCGAAATGTTACGAAAAATTACGGAAACATTCGGGCCTGTGAAACATTTTACTGGAGCTTCATATGCGGACACGATACATATAAATGTCATGTGA
- the LOC128203518 gene encoding uncharacterized protein LOC128203518, whose translation MEDPETTGTTDDNTDVRYTKMERGLVQTTGSYFSMSSGSLPSHIRSVSPRQQMELTLEKDVRKPRTCCNARTVYIALITIFVLTSSVVVAIAVYEIRVIQTSSRSQKLKNHVLPFQSEPEVGHSPPTDVAHVEAAALSPLPSITSGLHFGKTAEQGGRTPCNQICSSYRSDRFQATCHNGHCECFGEDYQRDTCLPDVDGCKIQMSPSSKMISIWGSPADKLSCTNVTSPNTSSDSIYVIGIYGNHFSDKTDIHISGSSEKPITLVLASHYPVRWGLDTGRIKVARVILLAEDKLSFSKLDRFEEKSSHQTRIETYIQPIGYGDDRHHSNTPEMLRKITETFGPVKHFTGALYADTIHINVM comes from the exons ATGGAGGATCCAGAAACAACAGGGACTACAGACGACAACACTGACGTCAGATATACAAAAATGGAG AGAGGACTAGTTCAGACAACTGGAAGTTACTTCAGCATGTCTTCCGGTTCGCTCCCCTCCCACATTCGATCTGTGAGCCCGCGACAGCAAATGGAACTTACGCTGGAGAAAGATGTTCGCAAACCACGGACGTGTTGTAACGCGCGTACAGTCTACATAGCGTTAATCACAATATTTGTGTTGACGTCATCCGTTGTTGTGGCGATTGCGGTCTACGAAATAAGGGTCATACAGACATCGTCGAGGTCTCAAAAG CTGAAGAACCATGTCCTTCCATTTCAATCAGAACCAGAAGTCGGACACTCTCCACCCACAGATGTTGCGCATGTGGAAGCCGCAGCACTGTCGCCACTACCTTCGATCACTTCCGGTCTCCATTTCGGAAAAACTGCGGAACAGGGTGGACGGACGCCTTGTAATCAAATATGTTCATCTTATCGCAGCGATCGGTTCCAGGCGACGTGTCACAATGGTCATTGCGAGTGTTTTGGAGAGGATTATCAACGGGACACGTGCTTAC CTGACGTTGACGGATGCAAAATCCAGATGTCTCCAAGTTCTAAAATGATTTCCATATGGGGTTCCCCAGCAGATAAGTTGTCATGTACAAATGTGACGTCACCAAATACGTCATCAGACTCAATTTACGTAATCGGGATATATGGAAACCATTTCTCAGACAAAACTGACATTCATATAAGCGGGAGCTCTGAGAAACCCATAACTCTTGTATTGGCCAGCCATTACCCGGTAAGGTGGGGCTTGGACACTGGGAGGATTAAGGTTGCACGAGTTATTCTG cTTGCAGAGGACAAACTATCATTCAGTAAATTAGACAGATTTGAAGAAAAGTCGTCCCATCAAACACGCattgaaacatatatacaacCGATCGGCTACGGAGATGACCGACACCACTCGAACACTCCCGAAATGTTACGGAAAATTACGGAAACATTCGGGCCTGTGAAACATTTTACTGGAGCTTTATATGCGGACACGATTCATATAAACGTCATGTGA
- the LOC128203744 gene encoding uncharacterized protein LOC128203744, protein MLIVSVLNVVVTLIALVGGESFDGKFHDDTRSFVAPDIDTIGDLDIDGFGIGDIQLEDTPQLAEFNYDDNYGAHKWLLSSLREDIMMWNFQQNSAVTSAMQEACRKCQVSGNIECVRHMCRIEVDITVANVQGRKQEDKTAAFATGRALHSDILCSLCKHTNDVMCTMKMCIDPERGQNAIDTGVECMSGFCRWEKETVANKGFNNYYHAWWMPRNLVPFFGHVSNEIYSAYGEFISGTTKAIHSLG, encoded by the exons atgctgattgtgtctgttttaaatgttgtgGTCACTCTAATTGCCCTAGTGGGTGGGGAAAGTTTTGATGGAAAATTCCATGATGACACACGGTCCTTTGTGGCTCCTGATATAGACACCATTGGTGATTTGGATATAGACGGGTTTGGCATTGGTGATATACAGCTGGAAGACACACCGCAATTGGCTGAGTTTAATTATGATGATAATTACGGAG CCCATAAATGGCTGCTCTCATCTCTTCGGGAGGATATCATGATGTGGAATTTTCAACAAA ACTCGGCGGTTACAAGCGCTATGCAGGAAGCTTGCCGGAAGTGCCAGGTTTCCGGTAACATTGAGTGTGTACGCCACATGTGCCGGATTGAAGTCGATATCACAGTGGCAAACGTGCAAGGCCGGAAACAAGAAGATAAAACAG CTGCCTTTGCCACCGGGAGAGCACTACACAGCGACATTCTTTGTTCCTTGTGTAAACACACGAATGACGTCATGTGTACAATGAAGATGTGCATTGATCCGGAACGAGGTCAGAACGCAATCGACACTGGAGTAGAGTGCATGTCGGGATTTTGCCGCTGGGAGAAGGAAACTGTCGCAAACAAGGGATTTAACAACTATTACCATGCTTGGTGGATGCCACGAAACCTTGTTCCTTTCTTTGGTCATGTTagtaatgaaatatattcagcGTATGGCGAATTCATCTCGGGGACAACTAAAGCAATACACAGTCTTGGATAA